In Nocardioides faecalis, the following proteins share a genomic window:
- a CDS encoding fluoride efflux transporter FluC, producing MRPAYLRGASIGLVLLGGAVGVAAREGLVLAIPNRDGIPIVVQVVNVLGAFVLGYLYEALTHTRFGSESVSRIKLLVGTGFCGGLTTYSSLATDTAVLLDDSRVGVALAYALSTVVVGGAATVLGIVLGGRRHAPAGGSR from the coding sequence ATGAGGCCGGCGTACCTACGGGGGGCCTCGATCGGCCTCGTCCTGCTGGGCGGCGCCGTCGGCGTCGCGGCCCGGGAGGGGCTGGTCCTCGCCATCCCCAACCGCGACGGCATCCCGATCGTCGTACAGGTGGTCAACGTCCTCGGCGCGTTCGTGCTGGGCTACCTCTACGAGGCGCTGACGCACACCCGGTTCGGCTCCGAGTCGGTCTCGCGGATCAAGCTGCTCGTGGGCACCGGGTTCTGTGGTGGCCTGACCACGTACAGCTCCCTGGCGACCGATACCGCGGTGCTGCTGGACGACTCCCGGGTCGGGGTGGCCCTGGCCTACGCGCTGAGCACCGTGGTGGTGGGCGGCGCGGCTACGGTGCTGGGCATCGTCCTCGGCGGTCGCCGACACGCGCCGGCAGGCGGCAGCCGATGA
- a CDS encoding alpha/beta fold hydrolase yields the protein MTPTTYVLIPGFWLGAAVWQPVAESLRERGHAVHALDLPGMGERADLASPATDLTAHVEDVVRLLEEHDLRDVVLVGHSYGALVVTGAADRAADRVARLVYIDAGPLPDGMAQADFEGPEARAANEELVRTQGDGWQLPPPPWAALAADVPEVDDAAMAALSAASQPQPWRTATEEVALTGAWERLPRTGVLCSFGVAQLQQMAPVVPAFAHMVAGDWTYVELPTWHWPMVSRPIDLADVLADASTDVPA from the coding sequence ATGACCCCCACCACCTACGTCCTGATCCCCGGGTTCTGGCTCGGCGCCGCTGTCTGGCAGCCCGTGGCGGAGTCCCTGCGGGAGCGCGGCCACGCCGTGCACGCCCTCGACCTGCCTGGGATGGGCGAGCGCGCCGACCTCGCCTCCCCCGCGACCGACCTGACGGCCCACGTCGAGGACGTCGTACGACTGCTCGAGGAGCACGACCTACGTGACGTCGTGCTCGTGGGCCACAGCTACGGCGCGCTCGTCGTGACCGGTGCGGCGGACCGCGCCGCCGACCGCGTCGCCCGCCTCGTCTACATCGACGCCGGTCCGCTGCCCGACGGCATGGCGCAGGCCGACTTCGAGGGACCCGAGGCGCGCGCCGCCAACGAGGAGCTGGTCCGCACGCAGGGCGACGGGTGGCAGCTGCCGCCGCCGCCCTGGGCCGCGCTGGCTGCCGACGTGCCTGAGGTGGACGACGCCGCCATGGCGGCCCTGAGCGCGGCCTCGCAGCCGCAGCCGTGGCGCACCGCGACGGAGGAGGTCGCGCTCACCGGCGCCTGGGAGCGGCTCCCTCGGACCGGCGTGCTGTGCAGCTTCGGGGTCGCCCAGCTGCAGCAGATGGCGCCGGTCGTGCCGGCGTTCGCGCACATGGTCGCCGGCGACTGGACCTACGTCGAGCTGCCGACCTGGCACTGGCCGATGGTCAGCCGACCGATCGACCTGGCCGACGTGCTGGCTGACGCGTCGACCGACGTGCCGGCCTGA
- a CDS encoding PD-(D/E)XK nuclease family protein — MTPAPPLGGYPAKRCPRVTHNKYSPDAPPEPEQNEAVKEKLAKGRELEAVVFSRLDAVPGCVRVSSELEWTAAIEETMQLIADGADLILDGRLPDAGGRSGAPDVLVRVPGGYLPVDVKNHQTVAASRKQTVLLSTASAPAARFEVAGLSNKGGRWEDDAFQLAHYNRMLEDLGLHPGDGHWGGIIGTSDLAAQTGGEVAITWYDLDELTVQTYSASAADNRAKRNLMERYDHEFGFRRKVARAALNGGELVRPLGTAECGECPWLSYCKEVAGDDDPSFAITAGQLNTRQWLFLREHGGDTLDGLASLDVDAVADEFVAQSARSQSPRKRLEDVVRRARMTLDGVHFEPLTSWADVEIPTADVEIDFDIEWDNDRHIYQWGVYVRHDQDDATGHYYEELLTLDPLDAAGEEALARQFAGLIDGLFAKADAEGKTAKIYHWSHPEKSETRKFSFVADALEGRTCDLRKWYSDNFFALGGAGLKNVAPLFDFEWDVEMAGGANSLAMIEQARKDGPGSAAAEWVLKYNTSDVKAQAAIRDGLRAARADALGEPLPVRRPAAPITSAASSAAGLDEKPFPGFAAASAKLAELAVHPGIRSALTKVPNVWKIAAYRSTSYETRYSRFFAWLLNPRETHKLGTWPMELLLDYMKDQSYVPMVVGADGEPTTFDDEGDLAPDERSEHPVAARTQVKPEHTNRHLDGFMDIWAIDHAHRWALAIEAKMGAVLSHNQLEKYEAATNGEIADNGGGYTRFLMTYSPQDLQGVKDGWLQVTYEQLHPLLDQVIDRANRSAEEARGAGDVDAEHHWRTVAFLVQQWKEDQNTLTFPVGDVLTEHVLTSPGLPTALASYLANRELESDPEAAFKLEPGTSPAFIEAVAEAQAIGFEENATRAAALEEAVQALEVTPSVLGQLVDLCWSERPTGKVERTSADVAKQLVGPLITAIAARLSVDPELAAGDLAAPTDELKALGLTRVVRTGGRGMGLRLYLRDAEKPSEQTSQPQLYLSAGGGEPMFPNDLLQYYHPEGYARAGLLLPPRRVRDLYNADDTISPATIDGIVDAVRALLSHIRAVHSDPLPGRTDAERIWHACSNTCLFEHGWANPPRSPKE, encoded by the coding sequence GTGACCCCCGCACCGCCGCTCGGCGGCTACCCCGCGAAGCGATGCCCCCGCGTCACCCACAACAAGTACTCCCCCGACGCTCCGCCGGAGCCGGAACAGAACGAGGCGGTCAAGGAGAAGCTCGCGAAGGGTCGCGAGCTCGAGGCCGTCGTGTTCTCGCGCCTCGACGCCGTGCCCGGGTGCGTGCGGGTCAGCTCCGAGCTGGAGTGGACGGCTGCGATCGAGGAGACGATGCAGCTGATCGCCGACGGCGCGGACCTGATCCTCGATGGCCGTCTGCCCGACGCCGGAGGTCGTTCCGGCGCACCTGATGTCCTGGTACGCGTTCCCGGCGGATACCTGCCCGTCGACGTCAAGAACCACCAGACCGTGGCGGCGAGCCGGAAGCAGACGGTGCTGCTGTCGACGGCTTCCGCCCCGGCCGCCCGGTTCGAGGTGGCGGGGTTGTCCAACAAGGGCGGCAGGTGGGAGGACGACGCCTTCCAGCTGGCCCACTACAACCGGATGCTCGAGGACCTCGGCCTGCACCCCGGCGACGGGCACTGGGGCGGCATCATCGGTACCTCGGACCTGGCGGCACAGACCGGTGGCGAGGTCGCCATCACCTGGTACGACCTCGACGAGCTCACGGTGCAGACCTACTCCGCGTCGGCGGCCGACAACCGGGCGAAGCGCAACCTCATGGAACGCTACGACCACGAGTTCGGGTTCCGCCGCAAGGTCGCCCGTGCGGCGCTCAACGGTGGCGAGCTCGTGCGCCCCCTGGGTACGGCGGAGTGTGGAGAGTGCCCGTGGCTCTCCTACTGCAAGGAGGTCGCCGGCGACGACGACCCGTCGTTCGCGATCACTGCCGGCCAGCTCAACACCCGCCAGTGGCTGTTCCTGCGCGAGCATGGCGGTGACACGCTCGACGGCCTGGCGTCCCTTGACGTCGATGCGGTCGCAGACGAGTTCGTCGCTCAGTCGGCGCGCTCCCAGAGCCCGAGGAAGCGGCTCGAGGACGTGGTGCGCCGAGCGCGCATGACCCTGGACGGCGTCCACTTCGAGCCGCTCACCTCGTGGGCCGACGTCGAGATCCCGACCGCTGACGTCGAGATCGACTTCGACATCGAGTGGGACAACGACCGCCACATCTATCAGTGGGGTGTCTACGTCCGTCACGACCAGGACGACGCCACCGGCCACTACTACGAAGAGCTGTTGACTCTCGACCCGCTCGACGCCGCCGGCGAGGAGGCGTTGGCGCGGCAGTTCGCCGGCCTCATCGACGGCCTGTTCGCGAAGGCCGACGCCGAAGGCAAGACCGCGAAGATCTACCACTGGTCCCACCCGGAGAAGTCGGAGACGCGGAAGTTCTCCTTCGTCGCCGACGCGCTCGAAGGTCGTACCTGTGACCTGCGGAAGTGGTACAGCGACAACTTCTTCGCGCTCGGCGGCGCAGGCCTCAAGAACGTCGCTCCGCTGTTCGACTTCGAATGGGACGTCGAGATGGCCGGGGGCGCGAACTCGCTCGCCATGATCGAGCAGGCCCGCAAGGACGGCCCCGGGTCCGCGGCCGCGGAGTGGGTGCTGAAGTACAACACCTCCGACGTCAAGGCCCAGGCCGCGATCCGCGACGGGCTGCGCGCGGCGCGAGCCGACGCGCTCGGGGAGCCGCTCCCGGTACGTCGACCGGCCGCCCCCATCACCTCTGCGGCGTCGTCGGCGGCTGGCCTGGACGAGAAGCCCTTCCCCGGGTTCGCCGCCGCCTCGGCCAAGCTCGCTGAGCTCGCCGTCCACCCCGGCATCAGGAGCGCGCTGACCAAGGTTCCCAACGTCTGGAAGATCGCCGCCTACAGGTCGACGAGCTACGAGACTCGCTACTCGCGGTTCTTCGCGTGGCTGCTCAACCCGCGCGAGACCCACAAGCTCGGCACGTGGCCGATGGAGCTGTTGCTGGACTACATGAAGGACCAGAGCTACGTCCCGATGGTGGTCGGCGCCGACGGCGAGCCCACCACGTTCGACGACGAGGGCGATCTTGCGCCTGACGAGCGCAGCGAGCACCCGGTCGCGGCGAGGACCCAGGTGAAGCCCGAGCACACCAACCGACACCTCGACGGCTTCATGGACATCTGGGCCATCGACCACGCCCACAGGTGGGCGCTGGCGATCGAGGCCAAGATGGGGGCGGTGCTCTCGCACAACCAGCTGGAGAAGTACGAGGCCGCCACGAACGGCGAGATCGCCGACAACGGCGGTGGCTACACCCGCTTCCTGATGACCTACAGCCCCCAGGACCTGCAGGGTGTGAAGGACGGCTGGCTGCAGGTCACATACGAGCAGCTCCACCCGCTGCTCGACCAGGTCATCGACCGCGCCAACAGGTCCGCCGAGGAGGCTCGGGGCGCCGGTGACGTCGATGCCGAGCACCACTGGCGCACGGTGGCGTTCCTCGTGCAGCAGTGGAAGGAGGACCAGAACACGCTCACCTTTCCGGTCGGCGACGTCCTCACCGAGCACGTGCTGACCAGCCCGGGCCTGCCTACCGCGCTGGCCTCCTACCTGGCCAACCGTGAGCTCGAGAGCGACCCGGAGGCCGCGTTCAAGCTGGAGCCGGGGACCAGTCCGGCGTTCATCGAGGCCGTTGCGGAGGCGCAGGCGATCGGGTTCGAGGAGAACGCCACGCGGGCCGCCGCCCTCGAGGAAGCAGTGCAGGCACTGGAGGTGACCCCGTCGGTGCTCGGCCAGCTCGTCGACCTGTGCTGGTCCGAGCGCCCCACCGGGAAGGTGGAGCGCACCAGCGCCGACGTCGCCAAGCAGCTCGTCGGTCCGCTGATCACGGCGATCGCCGCGAGGCTGAGTGTCGATCCAGAGCTCGCCGCTGGCGATCTCGCGGCCCCGACCGACGAGCTCAAGGCACTGGGGCTGACGCGAGTCGTGCGAACCGGTGGCCGCGGAATGGGTCTGCGTCTGTACCTGCGCGATGCCGAGAAACCGTCGGAGCAGACGAGCCAGCCGCAGCTGTACCTGTCGGCCGGAGGGGGCGAGCCCATGTTCCCCAACGACCTACTGCAGTACTACCACCCTGAGGGCTACGCCCGCGCCGGTCTGCTGCTGCCGCCTCGGAGGGTCCGCGACCTCTACAACGCCGACGACACGATCTCTCCAGCAACGATCGACGGAATCGTGGACGCCGTCCGCGCCCTCCTGTCCCACATCCGCGCCGTCCACTCCGACCCGCTCCCGGGCAGAACCGACGCCGAGCGGATCTGGCACGCCTGCTCGAACACGTGCCTGTTCGAGCACGGCTGGGCGAACCCGCCCCGCAGCCCCAAGGAGTAG
- a CDS encoding fluoride efflux transporter FluC → MTPGLFVMMVLAGGLGACVRYVVDGAIKARAKGAAFPWSTAIINLTGSLVLGFLTGLVVGRLASTDVSTVGTGFLGGYTTFSTASYELVQLVRDQRHGLAAAYGIGVLAGAVLLALLGYVVGSDL, encoded by the coding sequence ATGACGCCGGGGCTGTTCGTGATGATGGTGCTCGCGGGCGGGCTGGGCGCCTGCGTGCGCTACGTCGTGGACGGGGCGATCAAGGCACGCGCCAAGGGGGCGGCGTTCCCCTGGTCCACCGCGATCATCAACCTCACCGGGTCGCTGGTGCTGGGCTTCCTCACCGGTCTGGTCGTCGGCCGGCTCGCCTCGACGGACGTGAGCACCGTGGGCACCGGTTTCCTCGGCGGCTACACGACGTTCAGCACGGCCAGCTACGAGCTGGTGCAGCTCGTCCGCGACCAGCGCCACGGCCTCGCCGCGGCGTACGGCATCGGGGTGCTGGCGGGCGCCGTGCTCCTGGCGCTGCTCGGGTACGTCGTCGGCTCCGACCTCTAG
- a CDS encoding helix-turn-helix transcriptional regulator codes for MTRPTARVLAMLELLQSGGQRTVGDLADRLGVDERTVRRYAEHLADLGVPVQAQRGRYGGYRLAPGYKLPPLMLTDDEALAVVLGLQAAERAGLATTDPAATASALGKVARVLPRPLKERLESLLTTAEFTAPVRAAAPADADTLLGLASAARDRRQVVIGYTSWDGRTSRRALDIYGLVFHSGRWYVSGHDHARDAVRTFRLDRIAALEPGEGTYVVPADFDATTQVVSGIAAVGWAHEVAVVLHTSLVEANERLPRSAGALREHPDGVLLETRAERLDGMARMLAGLGWDFDVLTPDALREEVRSLADRLRANAGRAARRTGPAAP; via the coding sequence ATGACCCGTCCGACCGCTCGCGTGCTGGCGATGCTCGAGCTGCTGCAATCAGGCGGGCAACGCACGGTGGGCGACCTCGCAGACCGGCTCGGGGTCGACGAGCGGACGGTCCGGCGCTACGCCGAGCACCTCGCCGACCTCGGCGTCCCGGTGCAGGCACAGCGCGGTCGCTACGGCGGCTACCGGCTCGCCCCCGGCTACAAGCTGCCGCCCCTCATGCTCACCGACGACGAGGCGCTCGCCGTCGTGCTGGGGCTGCAGGCCGCGGAGCGCGCCGGGCTCGCCACCACCGACCCGGCTGCCACCGCCAGCGCGCTGGGCAAGGTGGCCCGCGTGCTGCCGCGGCCCCTGAAGGAGCGGCTCGAGAGCCTGCTCACCACCGCCGAGTTCACCGCCCCGGTGCGCGCCGCGGCGCCCGCCGACGCCGACACGCTGCTCGGCCTCGCGTCCGCGGCACGGGATCGGCGCCAGGTCGTCATCGGCTACACCTCCTGGGACGGGCGGACCTCGCGGCGCGCCCTCGACATCTACGGCCTGGTCTTCCACTCCGGACGTTGGTACGTCAGCGGGCACGACCACGCCCGCGACGCGGTGCGCACCTTCCGGCTTGATCGGATCGCGGCGCTGGAGCCCGGCGAGGGCACGTACGTCGTACCGGCCGACTTCGACGCCACCACCCAGGTCGTCTCCGGGATCGCCGCGGTGGGGTGGGCGCACGAGGTCGCCGTCGTGCTGCACACCAGCCTGGTCGAGGCGAACGAGCGGCTGCCGCGCAGCGCCGGTGCGTTGCGCGAGCACCCTGACGGGGTGCTGCTGGAGACCCGCGCGGAGCGGCTGGACGGCATGGCCCGGATGCTCGCCGGCCTCGGCTGGGACTTCGACGTCCTCACCCCCGACGCGCTGCGCGAGGAGGTGCGGTCCCTGGCCGACCGGCTTCGGGCCAACGCGGGCCGCGCCGCGCGACGAACAGGGCCAGCAGCACCATGA
- a CDS encoding patatin-like phospholipase family protein yields the protein MTQADRHVPATGDADASVVTVLRRRREDGSRAGERRDPWRVALVIEGGGSRSAVSAGMALTLVREGLVDAFDAVYATSGGALNGAWLLSSTPDSGLRSWAYPDVLAARVIDPWRAARGGPLVDMRRLVEHVYAHVTPMDFDAILAHPTSFHPIATDAQTGDAVDLHPHLTDAEALRDGLRASGCLPWLAGPPVLLGGRSYLDGGLTHGVPARLAAQGGATHLLVLRTKRADDLTRAASRVERAVLRRYYRRHGAGAGAGRAHAVRHLAALEEERWLEQACAESDTVRQVRPGHRTPAVSRLSRDSDLIAKAIRAGAAAMAEALG from the coding sequence GTGACCCAGGCTGACCGCCACGTCCCGGCGACCGGCGACGCGGACGCGTCGGTCGTCACCGTGTTGCGGCGACGCCGCGAGGACGGCTCCCGCGCCGGCGAGCGCCGCGACCCGTGGCGCGTCGCGCTGGTCATCGAGGGCGGCGGGAGCCGCTCCGCGGTCTCCGCCGGGATGGCGCTGACGCTGGTCCGCGAGGGACTGGTCGACGCCTTCGATGCCGTCTACGCCACCTCCGGTGGTGCGCTCAACGGAGCCTGGCTGCTGAGCAGCACCCCGGACAGCGGCCTGCGCTCCTGGGCCTACCCCGACGTGCTCGCCGCCCGGGTCATCGACCCCTGGCGGGCAGCACGCGGCGGTCCCCTCGTCGACATGCGGCGCCTGGTCGAGCACGTCTACGCCCACGTCACGCCCATGGACTTCGACGCGATCCTGGCCCACCCCACCTCGTTCCACCCGATCGCCACCGACGCGCAGACCGGTGATGCCGTGGACCTGCACCCCCACCTCACCGACGCCGAAGCGCTGCGGGACGGGTTGCGGGCCAGCGGGTGCCTGCCTTGGCTGGCCGGACCGCCCGTCCTGCTCGGCGGCCGCTCCTACCTCGACGGCGGCCTGACCCACGGCGTGCCCGCCCGTCTCGCCGCGCAGGGCGGCGCCACGCACCTGTTGGTGCTGCGCACCAAGCGGGCCGACGACCTCACCCGCGCGGCCTCCCGCGTCGAGCGCGCCGTGCTGCGGCGCTACTACCGGCGCCACGGCGCCGGCGCCGGCGCCGGCCGGGCGCACGCCGTACGGCACCTCGCTGCGCTCGAGGAGGAGCGCTGGTTGGAGCAGGCCTGCGCGGAGAGCGACACCGTCCGTCAGGTCCGCCCCGGCCACCGCACCCCTGCGGTCTCCCGCCTCAGCCGCGACTCCGACCTGATCGCGAAGGCGATCCGGGCCGGTGCGGCGGCGATGGCCGAGGCCCTCGGCTGA
- a CDS encoding malate:quinone oxidoreductase, with translation MHTTAAQPPAQHTTDVLLIGGGIMSATLAALVSELEPTWSIRVLERLERSAQESSNPWNNAGTGHAALCELNYTPQSADGRVDVSKAITVNEQFAVTRQFWSFLVEAGRIPNPDAFIHATPHMSFVWGADNVAYLRERHALLAAHPLFEGMEYSEDPAKIAQWAPLLMAGRAGDEPVAATFSGEGTDVDFGALTKLMLDSVAERGATIEYDADVKLVHRTMDGVWHVMGKQGGERFHHRARFVFVGAGGQALTLLQKSRIPEIKGFGGFPVSGEFLRTTSPEVAERHHAKVYGKAAVGAPPMSVPHLDSRVVDGKPSIMFGPYAGFSPRFLKHGSLLDLFKSLRPHNIVPMIRAGLANIPLTVYLISQLLASPKKKFAELRAFYADADPKDWEKITAGQRVQVIRPNGVLQFGTEVITHKDGTIAGLLGASPGASTAAPIMLEILERCFPERWEGWQPRLQEMVPSHGTKLSDDPEFAREVRDRTAKTLGLDVHGVA, from the coding sequence GTGCACACCACCGCAGCGCAGCCGCCCGCGCAGCACACCACCGATGTGCTGCTGATCGGCGGCGGAATCATGAGCGCCACCCTCGCCGCCCTCGTCTCCGAGCTCGAGCCGACCTGGTCCATCCGGGTCCTCGAGCGGCTCGAGCGCTCCGCCCAGGAGAGCTCGAACCCCTGGAACAACGCCGGCACCGGCCATGCCGCGCTCTGCGAGCTGAACTACACGCCGCAGTCCGCCGACGGCCGGGTCGACGTCTCCAAGGCGATCACCGTCAACGAGCAGTTCGCGGTCACCCGCCAGTTCTGGTCGTTCCTGGTCGAGGCGGGCCGGATCCCGAACCCCGACGCGTTCATCCACGCCACCCCGCACATGAGCTTCGTGTGGGGCGCCGACAACGTGGCCTACCTGCGCGAGCGCCACGCGCTGCTCGCAGCACACCCCCTCTTCGAGGGGATGGAGTACTCCGAGGACCCCGCGAAGATCGCGCAGTGGGCGCCGCTGTTGATGGCCGGCCGCGCCGGTGACGAGCCGGTCGCGGCGACGTTCTCCGGCGAGGGCACCGACGTGGACTTCGGTGCGCTCACCAAGCTGATGCTCGACTCCGTGGCCGAGCGCGGCGCGACGATCGAGTACGACGCCGACGTCAAGCTGGTCCACCGCACCATGGACGGCGTGTGGCACGTCATGGGCAAGCAGGGCGGCGAGCGGTTCCACCACCGCGCCCGGTTCGTCTTCGTCGGTGCCGGCGGCCAGGCGCTCACGCTGCTGCAGAAGTCGCGGATCCCCGAGATCAAGGGCTTCGGCGGCTTCCCCGTCAGCGGCGAGTTCCTGCGCACCACCAGCCCTGAGGTCGCCGAGCGCCACCACGCCAAGGTCTACGGCAAGGCCGCGGTCGGCGCTCCCCCGATGTCGGTGCCGCACCTCGACTCCCGCGTCGTCGACGGCAAGCCGAGCATCATGTTCGGCCCCTACGCCGGCTTCAGCCCTCGCTTCCTCAAGCACGGGTCCTTGCTGGACCTGTTCAAGTCGCTGCGCCCGCACAACATCGTGCCGATGATCCGCGCCGGGCTGGCGAACATCCCGCTGACGGTCTACCTGATCAGCCAGCTGCTCGCCTCCCCGAAGAAGAAGTTCGCCGAGCTGCGCGCCTTCTACGCCGACGCCGACCCGAAGGACTGGGAGAAGATCACCGCCGGCCAGCGGGTCCAGGTGATCCGCCCCAACGGTGTCCTGCAGTTCGGCACCGAGGTCATCACCCACAAGGACGGCACGATCGCCGGCCTGCTCGGCGCCTCGCCCGGCGCATCGACGGCCGCGCCGATCATGCTCGAGATCCTCGAGCGTTGCTTCCCGGAGCGCTGGGAGGGCTGGCAGCCGCGCCTGCAGGAGATGGTGCCGAGCCACGGCACCAAGCTCTCCGACGACCCGGAGTTCGCCCGCGAGGTCCGCGACCGTACGGCGAAGACGCTCGGCCTCGACGTGCACGGCGTCGCCTGA
- a CDS encoding heavy metal translocating P-type ATPase: MSDGLAFLHRRPLLLLVVGGLALGVVLWAAGASTALAVTAFVVVGAVIVDAAVDMVRDLMAGRWGLDVLAAIAMIATLAVGEYVAGLIIALMLTGGETLEAWAVGRASRELDALLTRAPVFAQRIDPRTGDTEQVPVEEVAVGDELLVRSSEILPVDGTLLSPRAVIDESSVTGEPLPVTYAEGAALLSGTINGTTTFRMRAERSAGDSQYATIVGLVRAAVESRAPIVRLADRYAIPFTVVSLLIAAVAAYVSGDAVRFAEVLVVATPCPLLIAAPVAFMGGMSSAARLNVIIKDGGVLEVLARVRSVAFDKTGTLTQGRPAVVGIRPAAGRAPDEVLRLAASAEQHSVHVFAQPIVDVALRDGVDLCPVTSAEEVATHGVEVLLGDGSRVRVGKPSFIEDAVGALHRADLAPGETAVYVSTDDTFAGVIVLSDPVRPQAAETVARMRAAGVEQVVMVTGDVASTARSIAGELGVTEVHAETTPQMKVDIVGSLAPRPTLMVGDGINDAPVLAAADAGIAMAGRGATAASESASAVVTSDDISRVADAMEVSRRTVAVALQAIWLGIAISIVLMLVAAFGYLPAVVGALLQEVVDLVAIVWALRALAIHRGITARTVAEPAGEHRRAGV; the protein is encoded by the coding sequence GTGAGCGACGGGCTGGCGTTCCTGCATCGACGTCCGCTGCTGCTCCTCGTCGTCGGCGGCCTCGCCCTGGGCGTCGTGCTCTGGGCCGCAGGCGCCTCGACCGCGTTGGCGGTGACCGCGTTCGTGGTGGTGGGGGCCGTCATCGTCGACGCAGCCGTCGACATGGTCCGCGACCTGATGGCGGGGCGCTGGGGGCTCGACGTGCTTGCGGCGATCGCGATGATCGCGACGTTGGCGGTGGGGGAGTACGTCGCCGGGTTGATCATCGCCCTGATGCTCACCGGCGGGGAGACGCTGGAGGCGTGGGCGGTGGGTCGGGCGAGCCGTGAGCTCGACGCCCTGCTCACCCGGGCGCCGGTGTTCGCCCAGCGCATCGACCCGCGCACCGGTGACACCGAGCAGGTGCCGGTCGAGGAGGTCGCGGTCGGCGACGAGCTGCTGGTGCGCTCCTCGGAGATCCTGCCCGTCGACGGGACCCTGCTCTCCCCGCGCGCGGTGATCGACGAGTCGTCGGTGACGGGCGAGCCGCTGCCGGTCACCTACGCCGAAGGGGCCGCGCTGCTCTCCGGCACGATCAACGGCACCACGACGTTCCGCATGCGGGCCGAGAGGTCGGCCGGGGACTCGCAGTACGCCACCATCGTCGGGCTGGTCCGGGCAGCCGTCGAGTCGCGGGCGCCCATCGTGCGGCTCGCGGACCGCTACGCGATCCCGTTCACGGTCGTCTCGCTGCTCATCGCCGCGGTGGCGGCGTACGTCAGTGGGGACGCCGTCCGTTTCGCCGAGGTGCTGGTCGTGGCCACACCGTGCCCGCTGCTCATCGCCGCGCCGGTGGCGTTCATGGGAGGGATGAGCTCGGCGGCGAGGCTGAACGTGATCATCAAGGACGGCGGCGTCCTGGAGGTGCTGGCCCGAGTGCGCTCGGTCGCCTTCGACAAGACCGGCACGCTGACCCAGGGCCGCCCCGCGGTCGTCGGGATCCGGCCCGCAGCAGGCCGAGCGCCCGACGAGGTCCTGCGGCTGGCTGCCTCCGCCGAGCAGCACTCCGTGCACGTGTTCGCCCAGCCGATCGTCGATGTCGCGCTGCGCGACGGTGTCGACCTGTGCCCGGTCACCTCGGCCGAGGAGGTCGCGACGCACGGCGTCGAGGTGCTCCTCGGCGACGGCTCCCGGGTCCGGGTGGGCAAGCCGTCGTTCATCGAGGATGCCGTCGGTGCCCTGCACCGGGCGGACCTCGCGCCCGGGGAGACGGCCGTCTACGTCTCGACCGACGACACGTTCGCCGGCGTCATCGTGCTCTCCGACCCGGTGCGCCCCCAGGCCGCCGAGACCGTCGCCCGGATGCGGGCGGCCGGCGTCGAGCAGGTCGTGATGGTCACCGGGGACGTCGCCTCCACGGCGAGGTCCATCGCCGGGGAGCTCGGCGTCACCGAGGTCCACGCCGAGACCACGCCGCAGATGAAGGTCGACATCGTCGGCTCCCTGGCGCCCCGCCCCACGCTGATGGTGGGCGACGGCATCAACGACGCCCCCGTGCTGGCGGCGGCCGACGCCGGCATCGCGATGGCAGGGCGCGGCGCGACCGCGGCCAGCGAGTCCGCCTCCGCCGTCGTCACCTCCGACGACATCTCCCGCGTCGCCGACGCCATGGAGGTCTCGCGTCGTACCGTCGCTGTGGCGTTGCAGGCGATCTGGCTCGGCATCGCCATCTCGATCGTCCTGATGCTCGTCGCAGCCTTCGGCTACCTGCCCGCCGTCGTCGGCGCCCTGCTGCAGGAGGTCGTCGACCTCGTGGCCATCGTCTGGGCGTTGCGTGCGTTGGCCATCCACCGGGGCATCACCGCCAGGACTGTGGCCGAACCAGCCGGCGAGCACCGCAGGGCGGGCGTCTGA
- a CDS encoding GrpB family protein: protein MDDGPVTRKRQRADVTDVLLVGGVEKRDLFLVEHAPAWVDLYRTHESRIRSVLGDVAESVEHIGSTSVPGLAAKPIIDILVTVPDITAEEDYLDPLIAAGYVLRVREPGHRLVRTDQRDVHIHLLEPNAPAAADYLLLRDHLRSHAEDRQLYEATKRDLITREWPDMNAYADAKTTVIEEIKKRARSSRSAS from the coding sequence ATGGACGATGGCCCGGTGACACGAAAGCGACAGCGCGCCGACGTGACCGACGTACTCCTGGTGGGTGGCGTGGAGAAGCGGGACCTCTTTCTCGTCGAGCACGCCCCGGCGTGGGTGGATCTGTACCGCACGCACGAGTCCCGCATCCGCAGCGTCCTAGGCGACGTCGCTGAGTCGGTCGAGCACATCGGGTCGACGTCGGTCCCCGGGCTTGCGGCCAAGCCCATCATCGACATCCTGGTCACGGTTCCCGACATCACCGCTGAAGAGGACTACCTCGATCCCTTGATCGCGGCGGGCTACGTCCTGCGCGTCCGTGAGCCCGGCCATCGGCTGGTGCGCACCGATCAGCGCGACGTGCACATCCACCTTCTTGAGCCCAACGCCCCAGCGGCCGCCGACTACCTGCTGCTGCGGGATCACCTTCGTTCCCATGCGGAGGATCGTCAGCTCTACGAGGCCACCAAGCGTGACCTCATCACGCGAGAATGGCCCGACATGAACGCCTACGCCGACGCGAAGACCACGGTGATCGAGGAGATCAAGAAGCGCGCGCGTTCCTCTCGATCCGCCAGCTGA